One Cynocephalus volans isolate mCynVol1 chromosome 5, mCynVol1.pri, whole genome shotgun sequence DNA window includes the following coding sequences:
- the MAPK13 gene encoding mitogen-activated protein kinase 13 produces the protein MSLTRKKGFYKQDVNKTAWELPKTYLSLTHVGSGAYGAVCSAIDKRSGEKVAIKKLSRPFQSEIFAKRAYRELLLLKHMQHENVIGLLDVFTPASSLRNFHDFYLVMPFMQTDLQKIMGMEFSEDKIQYLVYQMLKGLKYIHSAGVVHRDLKPGNLAVNEDCDLKILDFGLARHADAEMTGYVVTRWYRAPEVILSWMHYNQTVDIWSVGCIMAEMLTGKTLFKGKDYLDQLTQILKVTGVPGTEFVQKLNDKAAKSYIQSLPQSPKKDFTQLFPRASPQAADLLEKMLELDVDKRLTASQALAHPFFEPFRDPEEETEAQQPFDDSLEQQKLTVDEWKQHIYKEIVNFSPIARKDSRRRSGMKL, from the exons ATGAGCCTCACCCGGAAAAAGGGCTTCTACAAGCAGGACGTCAATAAGACTGCCTGGGAGCTGCCGAAGACCTACCTGTCCCTGACACACGTCGGCAGCGGGGCCTATGGCGCCGTGTG CTCCGCCATTGACAAGCGGTCAGGGGAGAAGGTGGCCATCAAGAAGCTGAGCCGGCCCTTCCAGTCCGAGATCTTCGCCAAGCGGGCCTATcgagagctgctgctgctgaaacaCATGCAGCATGAGAAC GTCATCGGGCTCCTGGATGTCTTcaccccagcctcctccctgcGCAACTTCCATGACTT CTACCTGGTGATGCCCTTCATGCAGACGGATCTGCAGAAGATCATGGGGATGGAGTTCAGTGAGGACAAGATCCAGTACCTGGTGTATCAGATGCTTAAAGGTCTTAAG TACATCCACTCAGCTGGGGTCGTCCACAGG GACCTAAAGCCGGGCAACCTGGCCGTGAACGAGGACTGTGACCTGAAG ATCCTGGATTTTGGGCTGGCACGGCATGCAGATGCTGAGATGACCGGCTACGTGGTGACCCGCTGGTACCGGGCCCCCGAGGTGATCCTCAGCTGGATGCATTACAACCAGACTG TGGACATCTGGTCTGTTGGCTGTATCATGGCGGAGATGCTGACAGGGAAAACTCTTTTCAAGGGAAAAGATT ATCTGGACCAACTGACCCAGATCTTGAAAGTGACCGGGGTGCCGGGCACAGAGTTTGTGCAGAAGCTGAACGACAAAGCG GCCAAATCCTATATCCAGTCCCTGCCGCAGAGCCCTAAGAAGGATTTCACTCAGCTCTTCCCACGTGCCAGTCCCCAGG CTGCAGATCTGCTGGAGAAGATGCTGGAGCTGGACGTGGACAAGCGCCTGACAGCCTCGCAGGCCCTCGCCCACCCCTTCTTTGAACCCTTCCGGGACCCCGAGGAGGAGACAGAGGCCCAGCAGCCATTTGATGATTCCTTAGAACAGCAGAAACTAACAGTGGACGAATGGAAGC AGCACATCTACAAGGAGATTGTGAACTTCAGCCCCATTGCCCGGAAGGACTCACGACGCCGGAGTGGCATGAAGTTGTAG